A DNA window from Pyrus communis chromosome 3, drPyrComm1.1, whole genome shotgun sequence contains the following coding sequences:
- the LOC137729346 gene encoding uncharacterized protein, protein MENYSYGSYPESGNSSPRSRDIDFENTPPWEVDPANPQTQNYKAKFMCSYGGKILPRPHDNQLCYVGGETKIFAVDRNIKFAAIISKLSSLSEYDVSFKYQLPGEDLDALISVTNDDDLEHMMHEYDRLYRASGRPARMRLFLFNASPNGGFGSDDGRSDKDRFVEALNSGPTQAPDQNSKPPVENNVDFLFGMEKGGVPAVVSLPPPPAPTIPGQVAPPPEFVRSGHVDRVIGSDPVVTSVEFQRHLQRLQIGEQDQQAMYRRKNDDNLVGGYTGPSDYYVQKMPEKAPPVTAAPPAGYWPEKQVTSGGFPGAGAPEQPMYMFTSAPGGGAVYHAQPPMVRPVTGPPGQGYYHVPQRMGSEVYREQPPMYNVVPQPQQQQPTNLPPQPPKYVATYADTTPYTQVAYDSTTGRQVYYTAPGGVVQQQQQAYQAVGPAPVGGEMRAAGGLGQEGKVVGSKLPQA, encoded by the coding sequence ATGGAAAACTACTCGTACGGCTCCTATCCCGAGTCAGGCAACTCGTCCCCACGATCCCGAGATATCGATTTCGAGAACACTCCGCCATGGGAGGTCGACCCAGCCAATCCTCAGACCCAAAATTACAAGGCCAAGTTCATGTGCAGCTACGGTGGAAAGATCCTCCCTCGCCCGCACGACAACCAGCTCTGCTACGTCGGCGGCGAGACCAAGATTTTCGCTGTCGATCGCAACATCAAGTTCGCCGCCATCATTTCCAAGCTCTCCTCCCTCTCCGAGTACGACGTGTCGTTCAAGTACCAACTCCCCGGCGAAGACCTCGACGCCTTGATCTCCGTTACCAACGACGATGACTTGGAGCACATGATGCACGAGTACGATCGCCTCTACCGGGCTTCCGGTAGGCCCGCCCGCATGAGATTGTTCCTCTTTAATGCCAGCCCCAACGGTGGCTTCGGGTCGGATGATGGAAGGTCCGATAAGGATCGGTTCGTCGAGGCTCTTAACTCGGGTCCCACCCAGGCGCCCGACCAGAATTCCAAGCCTCCGGTCGAAAATAATGTCGACTTTCTCTTCGGCATGGAAAAGGGTGGCGTCCCTGCTGTCGTGTcgcttcctcctcctccagcGCCTACGATACCGGGACAAGTTGCGCCGCCGCCTGAGTTTGTCAGATCGGGCCACGTAGACCGGGTTATCGGATCGGATCCAGTGGTGACTTCGGTGGAGTTCCAGAGGCACTTGCAGAGGCTACAAATCGGCGAACAAGATCAGCAAGCTATGTACAGGAGAAAGAACGACGACAATCTCGTCGGAGGCTATACCGGCCCCAGCGATTATTACGTACAGAAGATGCCGGAGAAGGCTCCTCCGGTGACGGCTGCCCCACCAGCTGGCTACTGGCCGGAGAAGCAGGTTACAAGCGGGGGGTTTCCGGGGGCGGGAGCTCCGGAACAGCCGATGTACATGTTTACATCCGCTCCCGGAGGTGGGGCGGTGTACCACGCACAGCCACCGATGGTGCGACCGGTAACCGGGCCACCGGGTCAAGGGTATTACCACGTGCCGCAGCGAATGGGGTCTGAGGTTTACCGGGAACAGCCGCCGATGTACAATGTAGTGCCACAaccgcagcagcagcagccgaCTAATCTCCCGCCACAGCCGCCAAAGTACGTGGCGACGTACGCCGACACAACACCATATACACAGGTGGCGTACGATAGCACGACGGGGAGGCAGGTATACTATACCGCGCCGGGAGGGGTTgtgcagcaacagcagcaggcGTACCAAGCAGTGGGCCCCGCGCCGGTCGGCGGAGAAATGCGAGCGGCCGGTGGGTTGGGTCAGGAGGGTAAGGTGGTGGGTTCAAAGCTCCCACAAGCTTGA